One stretch of Mycolicibacterium fallax DNA includes these proteins:
- a CDS encoding DNA primase family protein — protein MTRYTDLELRHHDGRLRLDDSPVSAYLAQRMRPLYRCVSGLGWHHYDGRVWRPVTDDELTTEVQTQLTDLFAEEAPHAESDRRKRLAGLLSGGRIRAVKGLLRGLLHEDASRFDSREHAHLLNTPNGVVDLRTGELGPHNPDLLLTKMTTVEYRPDARHPDWDKALQALPPEVVTWVQVRLGQALTGVPPGDDLLMVWHGGGENGKSTLLAFRFALGDYSGDISDRVLTARAGDHPTELTDLRGLRCAVLEELPPGPLSENRLKRVVGTDKITARRIREDTISWLPTHTPIIVTNHLPRVAETDHGTWRRLVLVTFPFRYLKPGQPKRLKTELRGAPGLRERVRDNTDKQHEAALAWLVAGAVRLYGGTDSQHLPPVPDQVQADTEEWRHGVDLLALFADDELVFDRAWSVKSTDVFGEFQKWLANHGQAEWSDQTFTERLQTHRLAQQHGLTKTRVRPKQLSFPRWQKAPKTPSAKVSQWHGVRFRTADDDQGES, from the coding sequence GTGACCCGTTACACCGACCTCGAACTACGCCACCACGACGGTCGCCTGCGGCTGGACGATTCGCCGGTGTCGGCGTACCTGGCGCAACGGATGCGCCCGCTTTACCGGTGCGTGTCCGGTCTGGGTTGGCACCACTACGACGGCCGAGTGTGGCGACCTGTCACCGACGACGAGCTAACCACCGAAGTTCAAACCCAGCTGACTGACTTGTTCGCCGAAGAGGCACCGCACGCCGAGTCGGACCGCCGAAAGCGGCTCGCCGGTCTGCTGTCGGGTGGCCGCATCCGAGCAGTTAAGGGTCTCCTACGCGGCTTGCTGCACGAGGACGCCAGCCGGTTTGACTCACGCGAGCACGCACACCTGCTCAACACCCCAAACGGCGTGGTCGATCTGCGCACCGGCGAGCTGGGACCACACAACCCGGACTTGCTGCTGACCAAGATGACCACCGTCGAGTACCGGCCCGACGCGCGACACCCGGACTGGGATAAGGCGTTACAGGCGTTGCCGCCGGAGGTAGTCACGTGGGTGCAGGTCCGACTCGGTCAGGCGTTGACCGGCGTACCGCCGGGTGACGACCTGCTCATGGTCTGGCACGGCGGAGGGGAGAACGGTAAGTCGACCTTGCTGGCGTTCCGGTTCGCACTGGGTGACTACTCCGGCGACATCAGCGACCGAGTGCTGACCGCACGAGCGGGCGACCACCCGACCGAGCTCACCGACCTACGCGGGTTGCGTTGCGCGGTCCTGGAAGAGCTGCCACCCGGCCCGCTGTCAGAGAACCGGCTCAAGCGGGTGGTCGGCACCGACAAGATCACCGCGCGCCGGATCCGCGAGGACACCATCTCGTGGTTGCCGACTCACACTCCGATCATCGTGACCAACCACCTGCCACGAGTGGCCGAGACCGACCACGGCACCTGGCGACGACTGGTCTTGGTGACCTTCCCGTTTCGGTACCTCAAGCCGGGCCAGCCGAAGCGGCTCAAGACCGAATTGCGTGGCGCACCTGGGCTGCGCGAGCGGGTTCGCGACAACACCGACAAGCAACACGAGGCAGCGCTTGCCTGGTTGGTGGCCGGAGCGGTCCGCCTGTACGGAGGCACCGACTCCCAACACCTGCCGCCAGTGCCCGACCAGGTCCAAGCCGACACCGAAGAGTGGCGACACGGCGTGGACTTGCTGGCGCTGTTCGCCGACGACGAGTTGGTGTTCGACCGGGCGTGGTCGGTCAAGTCCACAGACGTGTTCGGCGAGTTTCAGAAGTGGCTGGCCAACCACGGGCAAGCGGAGTGGTCTGACCAGACGTTCACCGAGCGGCTGCAGACCCACCGGTTGGCACAACAACACGGGCTGACCAAGACCCGAGTGCGACCCAAGCAGCTGTCGTTTCCACGCTGGCAGAAAGCACCGAAAACACCTAGCGCCAAGGTCTCTCAGTGGCACGGCGTGAGGTTCCGCACGGCCGACGACGACCAGGGAGAGTCGTGA
- a CDS encoding DUF2637 domain-containing protein → MNGTASPPKKKLSKADREAEQLHVTVELDAERDRAHARKIMLLGIAAGLLLTVAGNVTATIPSAAGRVLSIIVFSLAPVMAAWALHIIYTLSSVGAVTRANVVRLRNSPWLFRVAVMVGAAVFGVSLGVSYEHLRAVAIMGGMSGWASYAFPATIDAVLLVCTAAWFALRPASDADLRTARSAASPQVVAADRVNDRVVDCPTARVNDRPVTVSAPMNDRVNDRPVTVPHVAATAPVNDPVNDPVTDRVTDEHLTEARALLKRTGKRTPAATVAEVLRQLDDDTPVLAIASTLGMGERTVRQIRDSRHSEAHRELVAV, encoded by the coding sequence ATGAACGGAACAGCATCACCCCCGAAGAAGAAGTTGTCGAAGGCTGACCGTGAAGCTGAACAGCTTCACGTCACCGTAGAGCTGGACGCCGAGCGCGACCGAGCGCACGCTCGCAAGATCATGCTGCTGGGCATCGCTGCGGGGCTGCTGTTGACCGTGGCGGGCAACGTCACGGCGACCATCCCCTCGGCAGCTGGACGTGTGCTGAGCATCATCGTCTTCAGCCTCGCGCCTGTGATGGCAGCGTGGGCGCTGCACATTATCTACACCCTGTCGTCCGTGGGAGCCGTCACTCGCGCGAACGTGGTTCGGTTGCGTAACAGCCCCTGGTTGTTCCGTGTGGCTGTGATGGTTGGCGCTGCGGTGTTCGGTGTTTCGCTCGGTGTCTCCTATGAGCACCTACGGGCAGTGGCGATCATGGGCGGTATGTCTGGATGGGCGTCCTACGCTTTCCCCGCGACCATCGACGCCGTACTCCTGGTATGCACCGCCGCGTGGTTCGCGCTCCGTCCCGCATCTGACGCTGACCTTCGTACCGCACGTTCAGCAGCGTCACCGCAGGTAGTTGCGGCTGACCGTGTGAACGACCGTGTGGTTGACTGTCCGACCGCCCGTGTGAACGACCGTCCTGTGACCGTTTCCGCACCTATGAACGACCGTGTGAACGACCGTCCCGTGACCGTTCCTCATGTGGCTGCGACCGCGCCTGTGAACGATCCTGTGAACGATCCTGTGACTGACCGTGTGACCGATGAGCACCTGACCGAGGCACGGGCGCTGCTGAAGCGCACGGGCAAGCGCACCCCCGCCGCGACCGTGGCTGAGGTTCTCCGTCAGCTGGACGATGACACCCCTGTGCTCGCCATCGCCTCGACGCTGGGCATGGGCGAGCGCACCGTTCGTCAGATCCGTGACTCACGGCATTCGGAAGCTCACCGTGAGCTGGTAGCCGTCTAA
- a CDS encoding tyrosine-type recombinase/integrase: MSSIEKYTLSSGQLRYKVRYRDPDGRQHQRKGYRTMKEAKLAAAQLEVKVASGQWIDPRSGQITVGTLWPDYLAGLAHIKATTRATRKGAWKVQVKPRWESAEVGKIRPSQIRTWVGQMSADGAGPATIENALVVLRGILAVAVQDRLIESNPATGVRAPRRTPKVKRYLTHRQVALVAEACSTPEDTLITECLCYFGLRAGELFALRVEDVDFLRRRVNVNRSVTDVRGEGLVWSATKTYEARSVPIPAHLLQPLSVQATGRARDDLLFGNGTTPIRVNNWRRRVWHPALAAARKLDDSIPTLTVHDARATAVSLAISAGASLKAVQLLAGHASGAVTADVYASLLPDDLDRVSAAVDAQRAADLACDPAVTPVVSQ, translated from the coding sequence ATGAGCAGCATCGAGAAGTACACCCTGAGCAGCGGCCAGCTGCGGTACAAGGTCCGATATCGCGACCCGGACGGCCGCCAGCACCAGCGCAAGGGCTACCGCACTATGAAGGAGGCCAAGCTGGCTGCTGCGCAGCTGGAGGTCAAGGTCGCCTCCGGTCAGTGGATCGACCCGCGTTCCGGCCAGATCACGGTTGGCACGCTGTGGCCGGACTACCTGGCCGGACTGGCTCACATCAAAGCCACCACCCGCGCGACCCGCAAAGGTGCCTGGAAGGTACAGGTCAAACCACGCTGGGAGTCGGCCGAGGTCGGCAAGATCCGGCCGAGCCAGATCCGGACCTGGGTCGGGCAGATGTCGGCAGACGGAGCCGGACCGGCCACCATCGAGAACGCGCTGGTGGTGCTGCGAGGCATCCTGGCAGTGGCGGTCCAGGATCGGCTGATCGAGTCGAACCCGGCGACCGGAGTCCGAGCACCTCGACGCACCCCGAAGGTCAAGCGGTACCTGACCCACCGGCAGGTGGCGCTGGTCGCCGAGGCTTGCTCCACTCCCGAGGACACCCTGATCACCGAGTGCCTGTGCTACTTCGGACTGCGCGCCGGGGAGCTGTTCGCGCTGCGGGTCGAGGATGTGGACTTCCTGCGTCGGCGAGTGAACGTCAACCGGTCGGTCACCGACGTGCGCGGCGAGGGTCTGGTGTGGAGCGCGACCAAGACCTACGAGGCCAGGTCGGTGCCGATCCCGGCGCACCTGCTGCAGCCGTTGAGCGTCCAGGCCACCGGCCGCGCCCGGGACGATCTGCTGTTCGGCAACGGCACCACGCCGATCCGGGTCAACAACTGGCGGCGTCGGGTGTGGCATCCGGCCCTGGCTGCCGCGCGCAAGCTCGACGACTCGATCCCGACGCTGACCGTGCACGATGCGCGGGCCACGGCGGTCAGCCTGGCGATCTCGGCGGGCGCATCGTTGAAGGCGGTCCAGCTGCTGGCAGGTCACGCCAGCGGAGCGGTCACCGCCGACGTGTACGCCTCGCTGCTGCCCGACGACCTGGATCGGGTGTCGGCCGCAGTGGACGCCCAGCGCGCGGCTGACCTGGCTTGTGACCCCGCTGTGACCCCGGTGGTCAGCCAGTGA
- a CDS encoding helix-turn-helix transcriptional regulator has protein sequence MKPHTDPRLTTPEAAEYMGLAQRTLEYWRRTDRGPRYLRFGHKVVYRQSDLDEFTQQCAVDTSETRAVS, from the coding sequence GTGAAACCGCACACCGACCCCCGACTGACCACCCCCGAGGCCGCCGAGTACATGGGTCTGGCCCAGCGGACGCTCGAGTACTGGCGCAGGACCGACCGGGGACCGCGCTACCTGCGCTTTGGACACAAGGTGGTCTACCGCCAGTCCGACCTGGACGAGTTCACCCAGCAGTGCGCGGTGGACACCTCCGAGACGCGCGCGGTCAGTTGA
- a CDS encoding cell division protein FtsK: MGFIGRWLEDPADRRWRYRQDYRDHAADRREARRAADRALDREQRAAAAAVTARQRENQQLIRGYQDQEKSWYSAPRTEYVGGNNAALKPMRVSHHAAPLPLAFLPHPESPDQKAVVFGPGFMRSRNGDLMRDETWREKARETLAVWTDIKKRYLNVLSRLRDETWWRELTIAAGLTHATTTDEPWTGQYASGTRKLTTVSVPRISRVQVAEDGLRLTVELDVNVPPKRWQASVDTLRAGFKAAGMSAGNLRVGETSSGAPLLIFDDAPSAFPAAVCLEPPREIVASAQQASKRYEGACWMLGLDSRGKTVKYPLDDFPHVLVAGGTGAGKSVWARSIIEMFRTGYRDPDTGKDTAGGFTAFISSGKPSDFATLHTAPGVAMVARDAAQTAVMVRTVREEVERRFEAATEAKLNGDGRAFDFPPILLLLDEWGATSITLGAAYKSAAPFESDVDLILRLAREARAHVALLSQTIRKTGAGAVPGSWQANLGLTVSLGQPEAETLNNPGVFNTATRARAEVLGSRIAGKKGRGMVTTGSDLIEFQSVYTWSPGTTSLDPDADRKVRPPTDEVRSLWEQWEPVSAATRALMPRLGIRAEDEFWATGDDGKKPDLDQVAATPTVPLTDRDGDVLPGMERFDPWSPSFVGKRSVSRGGVMEFDTPSAPSSSPDAPTAHTSRDSQGQAEKPRLTPEQVREEAIRLGYLKPDDETPAAAPETPETDKPKRRRMEGFE; the protein is encoded by the coding sequence ATGGGATTCATCGGTAGGTGGTTGGAAGACCCAGCAGACCGTCGCTGGAGGTACAGGCAGGACTACAGGGATCACGCTGCTGATCGGCGCGAAGCTCGGCGCGCCGCTGACCGAGCGTTAGACCGTGAGCAGCGGGCAGCAGCCGCCGCCGTCACCGCACGGCAGCGGGAAAACCAGCAGCTCATCCGTGGGTATCAGGATCAGGAAAAGAGCTGGTATTCAGCGCCGCGCACGGAATATGTCGGTGGCAACAACGCCGCGCTGAAGCCGATGCGAGTGTCGCATCACGCCGCTCCGTTGCCCCTTGCGTTCCTCCCTCATCCCGAGTCCCCCGACCAGAAGGCGGTGGTGTTCGGACCCGGTTTCATGCGATCCCGAAACGGTGACCTCATGCGGGATGAAACCTGGCGCGAAAAGGCTAGGGAGACCCTGGCTGTCTGGACGGATATCAAAAAGAGGTACCTCAATGTGCTGTCGCGCCTACGTGACGAGACCTGGTGGCGGGAGTTAACCATCGCAGCGGGACTCACTCACGCGACTACGACCGATGAGCCGTGGACGGGGCAATATGCAAGTGGGACTAGGAAGCTGACGACGGTTTCTGTACCGAGGATTTCCCGTGTGCAGGTTGCCGAAGATGGACTTCGGTTGACGGTGGAGCTGGACGTTAATGTGCCGCCGAAGCGGTGGCAGGCATCGGTGGACACCCTCCGAGCCGGCTTCAAAGCAGCGGGGATGTCAGCGGGAAACCTTCGTGTTGGAGAGACGAGTTCAGGAGCGCCGCTGTTGATTTTCGATGACGCACCGAGCGCTTTCCCCGCCGCTGTTTGCCTTGAACCGCCGCGTGAGATTGTGGCGTCAGCCCAACAGGCATCGAAGCGTTACGAGGGGGCTTGCTGGATGCTCGGACTGGACTCACGGGGTAAAACCGTGAAGTACCCATTAGACGATTTCCCACACGTGCTGGTGGCTGGTGGAACCGGCGCGGGAAAGAGTGTGTGGGCACGCAGCATCATCGAGATGTTCCGCACGGGTTACCGCGACCCTGACACGGGCAAAGACACCGCTGGCGGATTCACCGCGTTCATCAGCAGCGGTAAACCTTCCGACTTCGCAACGCTTCACACCGCACCCGGTGTGGCAATGGTGGCGCGCGACGCAGCGCAAACAGCCGTCATGGTTCGAACCGTGAGGGAAGAGGTGGAGCGGAGATTCGAAGCCGCGACGGAGGCGAAGCTGAACGGCGACGGACGCGCGTTCGACTTCCCGCCGATCCTGTTGCTGTTGGATGAGTGGGGCGCGACAAGCATCACGTTGGGAGCTGCCTACAAGAGCGCCGCGCCGTTCGAGTCCGACGTTGACCTGATCTTGCGCCTGGCGCGTGAAGCCCGAGCACACGTGGCGCTGCTGTCGCAAACCATCAGGAAAACAGGCGCTGGCGCTGTTCCGGGTAGCTGGCAAGCGAACCTCGGACTGACCGTTTCTCTTGGGCAGCCCGAAGCGGAAACCCTCAACAACCCTGGCGTTTTCAACACCGCGACTCGCGCCCGCGCCGAGGTGTTGGGCAGCAGGATTGCGGGCAAAAAAGGGCGAGGCATGGTGACCACAGGCAGCGACCTCATTGAATTTCAGTCCGTCTACACATGGAGCCCTGGCACCACAAGCCTCGACCCCGACGCCGACCGTAAAGTGCGTCCCCCGACCGATGAGGTACGCAGCCTATGGGAGCAGTGGGAGCCCGTCAGCGCCGCGACACGAGCACTCATGCCCCGCTTGGGCATCCGAGCCGAGGACGAGTTCTGGGCGACGGGCGACGATGGGAAGAAGCCCGATTTGGATCAGGTAGCAGCGACACCGACTGTCCCGCTCACTGATCGTGACGGGGATGTGCTTCCTGGAATGGAGCGGTTCGACCCGTGGAGCCCGAGCTTCGTTGGGAAGCGCAGCGTTTCACGCGGCGGTGTCATGGAATTCGATACACCATCAGCCCCATCGAGCAGCCCCGATGCGCCTACGGCGCACACTTCTAGGGATTCCCAGGGGCAAGCTGAAAAGCCGCGTCTCACCCCCGAGCAGGTACGTGAAGAAGCTATCCGACTCGGCTACCTGAAGCCTGATGATGAAACCCCCGCAGCGGCACCGGAAACACCGGAAACGGATAAGCCAAAGAGAAGAAGAATGGAAGGTTTTGAATAA
- a CDS encoding phage major capsid family protein produces the protein MTAEAHSSQTTAKPFHPDSTLIEADQVVADALYLTSAQNRGELTNDEASLRIGLVNDDDASTVRELETIPLSEAGTAEVTVQTTTVAAYQEVSRAQYETEGFGGVLAASIARSITRRADRVLLTDVDASTGILAAAGATEATVGDDLFALSDLAADLETLGADPDHWLMAPRTWAALQRVVRASGSNESLLGLGTSDTQRLLLGREVRTNKAVPEGVGLLVDPKVVAAVYSPLRADVSYDAGFQKIAVAVRSDWRVGHVLTRPERLGRFYVDGVTGSSILDLGGATDGTYSLTFRGRTTAAIAHNANAGAVKTALVALDDGLLADAWTVTSADGKFTIGHPAGVLSGSGELLVGGTGLVVS, from the coding sequence ATGACCGCTGAAGCTCACTCAAGCCAGACCACCGCGAAGCCGTTCCATCCGGACTCGACCCTGATCGAGGCCGACCAGGTGGTCGCCGACGCGCTGTACCTCACCTCAGCGCAGAACCGTGGCGAGCTGACCAACGACGAAGCGTCCCTGCGCATCGGCCTGGTGAATGACGATGACGCCAGCACCGTGCGCGAGCTCGAAACCATCCCGCTGTCGGAGGCCGGGACCGCCGAGGTAACCGTCCAGACCACGACCGTCGCGGCGTACCAGGAGGTCTCGCGCGCCCAGTACGAGACCGAGGGTTTCGGTGGCGTGCTGGCCGCCAGCATCGCGCGCTCGATCACCCGTCGCGCCGACCGGGTGCTGCTGACCGACGTGGACGCCAGCACCGGCATCCTGGCCGCCGCTGGCGCGACCGAGGCCACCGTGGGCGACGACCTGTTCGCGCTGAGCGACCTGGCCGCCGACCTGGAGACCCTCGGCGCAGACCCGGACCATTGGTTGATGGCACCTCGCACCTGGGCAGCCCTGCAGCGCGTGGTCCGCGCCTCGGGGTCGAATGAGTCCCTGCTCGGCCTCGGCACCAGCGACACCCAGCGGCTGCTGCTCGGTCGCGAGGTCCGCACCAACAAGGCTGTGCCCGAGGGTGTCGGCCTGCTGGTCGATCCCAAGGTCGTGGCCGCCGTCTACAGCCCACTGCGCGCCGACGTGAGTTACGACGCCGGGTTCCAGAAGATCGCGGTGGCGGTCCGGTCGGATTGGCGGGTCGGTCACGTGCTGACCCGGCCGGAGCGCCTGGGTCGGTTCTACGTCGACGGGGTGACCGGCAGCTCGATCCTGGACCTCGGTGGGGCGACCGATGGCACCTACAGCCTGACCTTCCGTGGTCGCACGACCGCAGCCATCGCGCACAACGCCAACGCTGGCGCGGTCAAGACCGCACTGGTCGCACTCGATGACGGACTGCTGGCTGACGCGTGGACCGTGACGAGCGCAGACGGCAAGTTCACCATCGGTCACCCGGCAGGCGTGCTGTCCGGATCCGGTGAGCTGCTGGTGGGTGGTACAGGGCTGGTGGTCAGCTAG
- a CDS encoding bifunctional DNA primase/polymerase, with product MQLNELPNTRGVFARIAPTLAAEGWQVFPLVPGTKTPYAGSHGHLDATDDPAVVSRWARETPEANAGVRPPESVVVLDVDDPVTFESWCAARRLATPDTRTVHTRRGVHLYYRLPQPVDLRAQLVGVKVDLKSHRGFVLAPGSVVGGHTYRLSRETPPADLPTLPSQWLPLVTRPQRQASPPSGPQRGLPSGADPTRLARLLSVKRPGDGRRGFLRWALCEAHRTFTGAELQHAVGALVEAAGHVGLDPANTAELAEWANQEFTQETSS from the coding sequence ATGCAGCTTAACGAGCTGCCAAACACGCGCGGAGTGTTCGCGCGGATCGCGCCCACACTGGCGGCCGAGGGCTGGCAGGTCTTCCCGCTCGTGCCGGGTACCAAGACCCCCTACGCCGGGTCGCACGGGCACCTGGACGCCACCGACGACCCCGCCGTGGTGTCCCGCTGGGCACGGGAGACGCCAGAGGCCAACGCCGGGGTGAGACCACCCGAGAGCGTTGTTGTGTTGGACGTAGACGACCCGGTGACATTCGAGTCCTGGTGTGCAGCAAGGCGACTCGCGACGCCGGACACGCGGACAGTCCACACCCGGCGCGGGGTCCACCTGTACTACCGGCTACCGCAGCCGGTGGACCTGCGCGCTCAGCTGGTCGGGGTCAAGGTGGACCTCAAGAGTCACCGAGGGTTCGTGCTGGCACCCGGGTCGGTGGTCGGCGGCCACACCTACCGCCTGTCTCGGGAAACCCCCCCTGCTGACCTGCCGACCCTGCCGTCGCAGTGGCTGCCGCTGGTGACCCGGCCGCAGCGTCAGGCGTCCCCGCCGTCCGGCCCACAGAGGGGGCTTCCCTCCGGCGCGGACCCCACCCGGCTGGCGCGTCTGCTGAGCGTCAAACGACCCGGTGACGGTCGGCGCGGGTTCCTGCGCTGGGCGCTGTGTGAGGCGCACCGGACGTTCACCGGCGCGGAACTGCAGCACGCGGTCGGCGCTCTGGTCGAGGCGGCCGGGCACGTCGGCCTCGACCCCGCCAACACCGCCGAACTGGCGGAGTGGGCCAACCAGGAGTTCACCCAGGAGACTAGCTCGTGA
- a CDS encoding metallophosphoesterase, which produces MPAVLPALKTTAAVSLGAAIAGVGYASLIERNAFALREVTMPVLSPGSTPLRVLHLSDIHMRPGQQLKQAWLRELASLEPDFVVNTGDNLSHPRAVPAVVQALGDLLAVPGVFVFGSNDYFGPTLKNPAKYLTDKDHRVHGNPLPWQDLRAAFTERGWLDLTHTRREIEVAGLTIAAAGVDDPHIERDRYDTIAGPPNPAANLRLGVVHAPYTRVLDRFADDGYQLIMAGHTHGGQLRLPFYGALVTNCDLDRTRARGASRWGTDTALYVSGGIGTSPFAPLRFCCRPEATLLTLTAAPTGGRDADLGLDRKRPTAVSTG; this is translated from the coding sequence ATGCCCGCAGTTCTGCCCGCCCTCAAGACCACGGCCGCGGTGTCCCTCGGTGCTGCAATCGCTGGTGTCGGTTACGCCTCGCTGATCGAACGCAACGCCTTCGCGCTGCGCGAGGTCACCATGCCGGTGCTCTCCCCCGGCTCCACCCCGCTGCGGGTGCTGCACCTGTCCGACATCCACATGCGGCCGGGCCAGCAGCTCAAGCAGGCCTGGCTGCGCGAACTGGCGTCGCTGGAGCCGGATTTCGTCGTCAACACCGGCGACAACCTGTCGCATCCGCGCGCCGTGCCCGCGGTGGTGCAGGCGCTCGGCGACCTGCTGGCGGTGCCCGGGGTGTTCGTGTTCGGCAGCAATGACTACTTCGGGCCGACGCTGAAGAACCCGGCGAAGTACCTCACCGACAAGGACCACCGGGTGCACGGCAACCCGCTGCCGTGGCAGGACCTGCGGGCGGCGTTCACCGAGCGCGGCTGGCTGGATCTGACCCACACCCGCCGCGAGATTGAGGTGGCCGGGCTGACCATCGCCGCGGCCGGCGTCGACGATCCGCACATCGAGCGGGACCGCTACGACACCATCGCCGGGCCGCCGAACCCGGCGGCGAACCTGCGCCTCGGCGTGGTGCACGCGCCCTACACCCGGGTGCTGGACCGGTTCGCCGACGACGGCTACCAGCTGATCATGGCCGGGCACACCCACGGCGGGCAGCTGCGCCTGCCGTTCTACGGCGCGCTGGTCACCAACTGCGATCTGGACCGCACCCGGGCCCGGGGCGCCTCGCGGTGGGGCACCGACACCGCGCTGTACGTGTCCGGCGGGATCGGCACCTCGCCGTTCGCGCCGCTGCGGTTCTGCTGCCGCCCGGAGGCCACCCTGTTGACGCTGACCGCGGCGCCCACCGGCGGGCGCGACGCCGACCTCGGGCTGGACCGCAAGCGGCCCACGGCGGTCAGTACCGGCTGA
- a CDS encoding helix-turn-helix domain-containing protein, whose product MAGPKVESLGRVVGRNVRRLRADRELSLDDVAVTARQLGFGWSGSRVSAIQRGERDPKLSTVLALARVLECEISELLQTDAERVDLGEVTVATADLAGLFGPVPSLEPSDPMTPDEWAAFSGWASADQMATTLGVPADTLYAMSLRSGLTERRTARALDLDENVLNAVTHTLLETGRTFSEIRDHLAEVQHRSPGDVTAELRAQLAEHIADWPDSRRNPTHYPPDPT is encoded by the coding sequence ATGGCAGGTCCGAAGGTTGAGAGCCTCGGCCGGGTGGTCGGCCGCAACGTCCGGCGACTACGCGCCGACCGTGAGCTGAGTCTGGATGACGTAGCCGTCACCGCGCGCCAACTCGGGTTCGGTTGGTCCGGTAGCCGGGTCAGCGCGATTCAGCGTGGGGAACGCGACCCCAAGCTGTCCACCGTGCTGGCGCTGGCGAGGGTGCTGGAGTGCGAGATCTCCGAGCTGCTGCAGACCGACGCCGAGCGCGTGGATCTGGGAGAGGTCACCGTGGCCACTGCCGACCTGGCCGGGTTGTTCGGTCCGGTGCCATCGCTTGAGCCCAGCGACCCGATGACGCCGGACGAGTGGGCAGCGTTCAGCGGCTGGGCCAGCGCCGACCAGATGGCAACCACCCTGGGGGTCCCGGCCGACACCCTGTACGCGATGAGCCTGCGGTCTGGGTTGACCGAGCGCCGGACGGCACGCGCGCTCGATCTCGATGAGAACGTGCTGAACGCGGTCACCCACACGCTGCTGGAGACCGGCCGCACCTTCAGCGAGATCCGCGACCACCTCGCCGAGGTGCAGCACCGCTCGCCGGGTGACGTGACCGCCGAGCTGCGCGCCCAGCTCGCCGAGCACATCGCCGACTGGCCGGACTCGCGCCGGAATCCAACCCACTACCCACCGGATCCCACCTGA